A window of the Corythoichthys intestinalis isolate RoL2023-P3 chromosome 6, ASM3026506v1, whole genome shotgun sequence genome harbors these coding sequences:
- the LOC130917130 gene encoding transmembrane protein 91-like, which produces MERGQTHTAAPSYLAWSILNTLCCCLPLGIAAIVFSSKVQNANATGNSVAAADASKTAKILNILALVCGLICISIFIAVKVIEGQQY; this is translated from the exons ATGGAGAGAGGTCAGACCCACACCGCGGCACCCTCCTATTTGGCGTGGTCCATCTTAAACACTTTATGCTGCTGCCTGCCGCTTGGAATTGCAGCTATTGTCTTCTCCTCCAAG GTACAAAATGCTAACGCCACTGGGAACTCGGTGGCTGCTGCCGATGCATCAAAGACAGCCAAGATCCTCAATATCCTGGCGCTGGTGTGTGGATTGATTTGTATCTCCATTTTTATTGCTGTCAAAGTCATTGAAGGCCAACAATATTAG